In the genome of Luteitalea pratensis, the window TTTGGCCCTTTTTATCTTTCTCAGCTCGCCGGCCGAAGTGCGGCCCTGGCCGTGGCGGTATCGTAGGACTCCACGACCGACGAGTAGATCAGCTGTCGGAGCGTGGCATGCGCGTCGGAGCCAGTCGAGGGCAGCAGCTGCGTCATGAACACGACCACCAGCTTCTCGACCGGATCCACCCAGAACTTCGTGTGGTACGCGCCGCCCCAGCCGTACTCACCGACCGATCCCGGACGGCCCGAGCGACCGACGTGCTCGGTGATCTCGAAGCCAAGCCCGAAGCCGAAGTTGCCGTTGGAATAGAGCGGTCCGACGTGGTTGGACGTCATCAGCTCGACGGTCTTGGGGCTCAGCAGGCGCACGCCGTCGAGGGCGCCGCCGTTGAGCAGCATCTGCAGGAACCGGGCGTAGTCGGATGCCGTGGACACGAGGCCCGCGCCGCCCGAAAACGACTGGCGCGGACCGACGACGTAGTTGCCCTGCCCGGTGCCTGGTGCCGGCGCTTTCGTGATGGTGGCGCCTGCCGAGGCGACGCTGTAGACCGTCGCGAGCCGATCGGCTTCTGCGGGATCGACGTAGAACCCCGTGCTGGTCATCTTGAGCGGCGTGAAGATGCGCGCCTTCATGAAATCGGCAAGCGACTGGCCACTGGCCTTCTCGACCACGACGCCGAGGATGTCGGTGTTGAATCCGTACACATACTTGTCGCCAGGCTGCGAATCCATCGGCAGCGTCGCCAGGCGATCGATGGTGGTGGCGATGGGCTCGTTCTTGTCGGCGAAGTACCAGCCGATGACATTCGCGGCCCGGTAGTCGGCCTCGAACGGGTTGCCGCTGCCGTACGAGATGCCGGACGTGTGCGTGAGCAGGTGGCGAATCGTGATCGGGCGGACCGCGGGTGCCGAACCGGCGCTCACGGCCGTCTGCGAGGTGGACGTTCCCGCCGGTGGCGGCACCACAACCGTGGTTTTTGCAAACGACGGGATGAACCGCGAGACCGGATCATCGAGGTGCACACGGCCCTCCTCGACGAGCATCATGATCGAGACGCTCGTGATCGCCTTGCTCATCGAGGCGATGCGGAACAGCGTGTCGGTCGTCATCGGCACGTTCTTCTCGATGTCGCGGCGGCCCGCGGCCTCGTGGTACACGACCTTGCCGTTGCGGGCGACGAGCGTGACCGTGCCCGCCACACGGCCCTGATCCACGAGGTCCTTCATCATGGCCGTGATGCGCGCGAGGCGCTCCGGTGCCATGCCCGCTACTGCCGGTGTGCCGACCGGCAGGCCCTGGCCGAAGGCAGCGCCGGCGGCGGCCACCCACACTGCGAACGCAACAACCGTCCTGCGAACCATCACCGTCTCCTGTCCAGGGCCGATTCGAGCGCCGTCAACCGCTCGCGGAACGCCTGCAGCACGTACGTGTTGTCGCAGCGTTCGAGCAGCGGCGCGAACTCGCGCCGGGTCTTCTTGAGGTACTTCTCGGCGAAATCGCGACGTGCCGCGACGATGCGCACGAGATCCTGCAGGTTGTCGGTGCGGTCCAGCAACTTCAACAGCGTCGCGTCCCGATCGGCGAGGATGCGGGCATAGTACGTCGCCTTGTCGCGCTCGTTGTCGTCGTCTCCCGACTCCCACCACTTCGTGAGCAGCCTCGCCAGCGCGATCGCACGTTCGGTGAAGCCGGCCAGGCGCAGGTCGTCCCACGTGAGCGTCGTGTCCTCGACGACGTCGTGCAGCAGCGCGGCGACGACGGCGTCCTCGCCGAGTTCGGCCTGCGCCGCCAGGTGGGCGACCCGCAGCGGATGGTTGATGTAAGGGTCGGGCAGCCCCTTGCGGGTCTGGCCTACGTGCGCCGAGGCAGCAAACGTCGCGGCGCGAAGGATCGCGAGCATGGTCGCCATTCTAGGACGCGGGGGGCGTGCGACACTACGCCGCGTCACGTTCGGCGCCGCGGCGCCCACTCAACAGATGACCATGCGCACATTGCTTCTGACTCTCTGCCTGTCGTCGATCGCTCTTCCATCCCTGGCGCAGGACGGCGCCCGCGAGTACAGGGTGCTGGCCACGTCCAAGACGTCGACCATGGAGAAGGAGATGAACGCCGCGGCAGAGGCGGGGTACGCTTTCGCGGCCGTGATGGGTGGCGAGACGGCATTCGGCGGCAACGAGACCGTCGTCGTGATGCAGAAGGACCCCAAACCGTCGGCGATGGGCTACAGGCTGCTCGCGGCCAGCAAGACGGGCACCATCCAGAAGGAGATCCGGACGGCCGCCGATCAGGGCTTCCACTACGCGGGGCAGACGCTCTTCTCGTCGGCGTTCGGTGGCTCCGAGGTCGTCGTGATCATGGAGCGGGACAAGGACAATCCCACACCGACCGAGGACTACCTCGTCATCGCGACGAGCAAGACGTCGACGCTCGAGAAGGAAATGAACGGGAGCGGCGCGAAAGGTTATCAGGCCGTCGCGATGACGGTCGGCACCACGGCCCTGGGCGGGAAGGAACTCGTCGTCCTCGCGAGGCGCGACCGCAAGTAGCGCCTCAGCGCATCGCCGAGACCAGGACCTTGGCGGTCCTGCGCTGGATGGACCAGAACCGTGTCGGATCCGAGGGGTCGAGCGCGATGCCCTGCCCCTCGCTCTCGACTGGCACGATCGCCTCGAGGACGAGGGTGGCGCCTGCCGCGGGCAACCGCAGGACGTGCAGTTCTGGCGCGTGATGCCCCGCGGTGAGGAGTCGGCCATCGGGAGTCCACACGCCTCCCGAACTGCTCATGCCGTCCCAGCGCGCCACCACCGTCTTGGGAAATGCCCACGCTCCGGTTTCGCGCCACTCGGGGTCGTAGCGGACCAGCACCGAGTACTCGGGACCCTTGCCGGGCTCGCCGTTCGGCGCGGGATAGTGCGCGTACATCACCCACCACGCATTGTCACGGCGGTCGATCCATGTCGCCGAGCCGCGGCCGGTGCCAACGGGAATGCTCTGCACGTGCCGGAGCGTGCCTGTGTCCCACACCTCGATCGAGCTGACCATCGGGACGCCCGGATAGTTGGAATGGGCACAGTACAGACGGCCGTCGATCGCCACGCCGCTGTTCAGGTGGATGAACGGGCCGCCTTCGGGGCCCTGCCATGCGCCGACCTTCGTGCCGGACGCCTTCTCGTACTTGCCGATGCGGCGATTGTCGATCGCGTAGAAATGTGTCGCGTCGACGGCGACGGCCTGCCGCGCTTCAGGAGCGGCGTAACGGCGGACCACTGCCCAGGCATCCCTGATCGGGAGTGGCGGCGCGTCCGTCGTCTTTTGCGCGATTCCGGCCGGTGTCCCGATGGCGAGCGCGAGGAACAGGCCAGCCAGCGAGGAGCGACGCCACGCCACGCTCAGGACTTGAGCACCTGTTCGAACACGTCGCATGCGCGCTGCATCTCCTCGGCGGTGCCGATGGAAATGCGCGAATGTGTGTTCAGCGGCGGGAACGGCCGCCCGACCGCGACCCCACGGGCACGGCATGCGGCCGCGAACGCTACCGTGTCCCGACCGATGTCGGCCATGACGAAGTTGGCGTGCGAGACCGGTACCCTGGTGCCAAGGGCCTCGAGTCGCTTGACCGTGAATGCGCGGGCTTCGGCGTTGCGGGCACGCTCGCGTGCTTCGAGGTCCTTGACGCGGAGGGCGGCGATGGCGCCATGCAGGCCGATCGTGTTGACGCTCATCGGCAGGCTCCACGCGGCGAGGCGTTCGAGCACTGCCGGCTGACCCATCGCGTAGCCGACCCGCAAGCCGGCCATGCCGTACATCTTCGAGAACGTGCGGCTGACGACGACGCGCGGCGACGAGAGGGCAATCGGCAGCGCCGTGGCGACGCCGGCCCCGTCCGCATACTCGATGTAGGCCTCGTCGAGCAGGACGACGATGTCGGGCGATCGCTTCAGGGCGTCGGCCACAAAGGCCCGTACCTGGTCGAGCGGCAATGCCACGCTGGTCGGGTTGTTCGGGTTGCAGAGAAAGATCAGTCCCGCATCCGGCACGTGGCGGGCCATCGCATCGAGGTCCACCTGCAGGTCCGCACGCACCGGCACGTCGTAGACGGGCCGCTGCAACTGCCGCGCCCGGCGTGCCGGCTCCTCGAACGTCGGCACCGGAGCGAGCAAGCCGCGACGCGCGTCGGTGAACGCCAGCACCGCGTTGAGCAGGATCTCGGACGACCCGCACCCGACGAGCACGTTCTCGGGCGTGACGCCTTGGTGTTTGGCGATCGCCGAGGCGAGCATACCCTCGAACCGGAAGGGGTAGACGTGAGACTGCTTCATGGCCCCGCCGATGGCCCAGCGCGCCTCGACACACGGTCCCGCCGCGTTCTCGTTGCTGTCCAGCCGTATCGGCGGCACGCCGCCGGGCCACGCGGCTGCGTCAAATGGCATGGCCCCCGCCTCGCGACCGCGGGCGACCACCAGGCCGGATGCGGCTGCTGCCGTCGACTGCATGAACTGACGCCGGGACCACGCCATGCCTGCCTCCTGGGAAGATGCGGTGCCGCCATTGTACGGCGGGGCGGCACCTTTT includes:
- a CDS encoding serine hydrolase domain-containing protein, whose protein sequence is MVRRTVVAFAVWVAAAGAAFGQGLPVGTPAVAGMAPERLARITAMMKDLVDQGRVAGTVTLVARNGKVVYHEAAGRRDIEKNVPMTTDTLFRIASMSKAITSVSIMMLVEEGRVHLDDPVSRFIPSFAKTTVVVPPPAGTSTSQTAVSAGSAPAVRPITIRHLLTHTSGISYGSGNPFEADYRAANVIGWYFADKNEPIATTIDRLATLPMDSQPGDKYVYGFNTDILGVVVEKASGQSLADFMKARIFTPLKMTSTGFYVDPAEADRLATVYSVASAGATITKAPAPGTGQGNYVVGPRQSFSGGAGLVSTASDYARFLQMLLNGGALDGVRLLSPKTVELMTSNHVGPLYSNGNFGFGLGFEITEHVGRSGRPGSVGEYGWGGAYHTKFWVDPVEKLVVVFMTQLLPSTGSDAHATLRQLIYSSVVESYDTATARAALRPAS
- a CDS encoding HD domain-containing protein, producing MLAILRAATFAASAHVGQTRKGLPDPYINHPLRVAHLAAQAELGEDAVVAALLHDVVEDTTLTWDDLRLAGFTERAIALARLLTKWWESGDDDNERDKATYYARILADRDATLLKLLDRTDNLQDLVRIVAARRDFAEKYLKKTRREFAPLLERCDNTYVLQAFRERLTALESALDRRR
- a CDS encoding pyridoxal phosphate-dependent aminotransferase, with translation MAWSRRQFMQSTAAAASGLVVARGREAGAMPFDAAAWPGGVPPIRLDSNENAAGPCVEARWAIGGAMKQSHVYPFRFEGMLASAIAKHQGVTPENVLVGCGSSEILLNAVLAFTDARRGLLAPVPTFEEPARRARQLQRPVYDVPVRADLQVDLDAMARHVPDAGLIFLCNPNNPTSVALPLDQVRAFVADALKRSPDIVVLLDEAYIEYADGAGVATALPIALSSPRVVVSRTFSKMYGMAGLRVGYAMGQPAVLERLAAWSLPMSVNTIGLHGAIAALRVKDLEARERARNAEARAFTVKRLEALGTRVPVSHANFVMADIGRDTVAFAAACRARGVAVGRPFPPLNTHSRISIGTAEEMQRACDVFEQVLKS